The following proteins are encoded in a genomic region of Colletotrichum higginsianum IMI 349063 chromosome 9, whole genome shotgun sequence:
- a CDS encoding Globin: MGLTQDQINIVKSTAPVLKVHGETITTLFYKDMIDSHPELKNIFSMRNMASGEQPRALARSVLAYATYIDDLPKLKAAVERIAHKHASLYIRPEQYDIVGTYLMKAIGTVLGEALTPDIAAAWTAAYAQLAQVFIGREAEMYREAGPWTDWRKFKIVRRIDESDSVTSFHLAPSDGKLPLPKYLPGQYISVQVPVPQLGGITQPRQYSLSDAAASTAGEYYRISVKREATVVDAPQDDVSKGLVPGLVSNLLHNDYRVGDEVEVSHPQGDFFLDTAQARADKADAPLVLLSAGVGATPLMAILNTVLGPESDTPDRPVKWVHAARNSGSLVFAKHVRGLTRERANLSAHIFLGEVQPGDEKGREYDYEQHLDLTKLPREELGLGDARTEYYVCGPRDWMLKVRLVLEGLGVERERVKLELFATGDVEQ; this comes from the coding sequence ATGGGCCTCACGCAAGACCAGATCAACATCGTCAAGTCGACGGCGCCCGTGCTCAAGGTGCACGGCGAGACCATCACGACGCTCTTCTACAAGGACATGATCGACTCGCACCCGGAGCTCAAGAACATCTTCAGCATGCGCAACATGGCCTCGGGCGAGCAGccgcgcgccctcgcccggTCCGTCCTCGCCTACGCCACCTACATTGACGACCTGCccaagctcaaggccgccgtcgagcgcATCGCCCACAAGCACGCCTCGCTGTACATCCGCCCGGAGCAGTACGACATCGTCGGCACCTACCTCATGAAGGCCATCGGcaccgtcctcggcgaagcCCTGACCCCggacatcgccgccgcctggacCGCCGCCTacgcccagctcgcccaGGTCTTCATCGgccgcgaggccgagatgtACCGCGAGGCTGGGCCCTGGACCGACTGGCGCAAGTTCAAGATCGTCCGCCGCATCGACGAGTCCGACTCCGTCACCAGCTTCCACCTCGCCCCCTCGGACGGcaagctgccgctgcccaAGTACCTCCCGGGCCAATACATCTCCGTGCAGGTCCCCGTGCCccagctcggcggcatcaccCAGCCGCGGCAGTACAGCCTcagcgacgccgccgcctcgacggcgggcgAGTACTACCGCATCAGCGTCAAGCGCGAGGCGACGGTCGTCGACGCGCCCCAGGACGACGTCAGCAAGGGCCTCGTCCCGGGCCTCGTATCGAACCTGCTGCACAACGACTACCgagtcggcgacgaggtcgaggtgtCGCACCCGCAGGGCgacttcttcctcgacacggcgcaggcgcgcgccgacaaggccgacgcgccgctcgtgctgctctcggccggcgtcggcgccacgCCGCTCATGGCCATCCTCAACACGGTGCTCGGCCCGGAGTCCGACACGCCGGACCGGCCGGTGAAGTGGGTGCACGCGGCGCGCAACAGCGGCagcctcgtcttcgccaagCACGTCCGCGGGCTGACGCGCGAGCGGGCCAACCTCAGCGCGCACatcttcctcggcgaggtgCAGCCGGGCGACGAGAAGGGCCGCGAGTACGACTACGAGCAGCACCTCGACCTGACGAAGCTGCcgcgcgaggagctcggcctcggcgacgcgaGGACCGAGTACTACGTCTGCGGGCCGCGGGACTGGATGCTCAAGGTCCGGCTGGTgctcgagggcctgggcgtcgagagggagagggtgaAGCTGGAGCTGTTTGCGACGGGTGACGTCGAGCAGTGA
- a CDS encoding Beta-ketoacyl synthase, with protein MSTYKRPQSEPIAIVGTGCRFAGDVTSPSKLWDLLTNPRDLSQEVPSSRFHAQGFYHADGEYHGATNATQGYFLEQDHRVWDAGFFNITPKEAEAIDPQQRIILEVVYEALESAGYNIEKYAGRKVAVFAGLMTADYDTLCQRDDITSNQYFATGNSRAILSNRISYFFNFRGPSMTIDTACSSSLVALHQAVLSLRSGECEMACVAGANLMITPEQFISEASLHMLSPTGKSRMWDVSADGYARGEGFAALFVKPLSQALRDGDSVISIIRETGVNSDGRTQGITMPSPLAQAELIRDTYRRSGLDALSPTDRCQYFEAHGTGTQAGDPREAQAISTAFFGDEASAAADDDEQKLVVGSVKTVIGHTEGAAGLAGLLKVVHAMINRSIPPNLHLETLNPSVRPFYGHLHVPVDIVPWPRAPAGQPLRGSVNSFGFGGTNSHAIIERYEPSIHDQVARHFAPALEEVSAAIRATPAYDLEAPSVGLPLLLSAKSQKSLVAVVRSLRDFMGTHTDKSADEIAWNLYAHRSALTYRTSVSSDSREGIIASLDGLLAKAGSSSSNPELGVRAKLDGGEVKTLGIFTGQGAQWSGMGRQLFHSNAVYRTTIESLEKVLRSCPHPPTWSLVDELIHQEDATRINIAALSQPLCTAVQIALIDLLASLGVSFHTVVGHSSGEIAAAYAAGVLSARDAMLISYYRGKSAHLAGGQDGGKGMMMAVGMTRAEASALCERDGVRGRVWVAASNAPSSVTLSGDVDAVKALQAELTEDKKFARLLVVDTAYHSAHMERPAAQYMKDLAGCGIEPRERNSTTVWVSSVYADGTEPSIEELKGSYWRDNMVKPVSFYEAIELALTSRGPFASAVEVGPHPALKGPVQQTVKAVTGGVLSYAGVLDRKKDDRHAFAEFLGFTWNYFGTDAIDWKPLVSNSSQPNLLGSRMGLPSYPWDHSQMHFRESRVAHQYQFRQQGPHELLGVRTRDDTEFELRWRNILKLETVPWIQHHKFQGQALLPASAYCVLALDAARAVLNGRPAAVVELTDLEFMSGISLESNTYGVETLVSLSIQPSSSSTKGGGRLAGKVIDGAFTITSCYADGVTPMQKNFTGNLRIYLGEPSEDALPTRDPATAETLPADTDSFYQMMSEIGLDYTGPFRALEDIDRRYNFCSATLQRFHEADTTGLGVSPATLDSCFHSVFAAVASPGDKSLWTSFLPRSIDKIRFNLALCDTKRGEQGASSSSLVVDSVITQEIPRTKTATTKFVGDMGIYNARGEMEIQVEGLMVASFANSRPEDDKELYLTTVMDLDPEHEMVTADLSQEDVATERVLLEACERVARFYVHDEASLKDIAMSSSSPTFFTPPATPHSPTKAVSSFSSASSAPTETTASPWPQDTPETLDAYIAQSPFQHALSFIRLLGENIPDVLPAMLSTIIQEAKQLYRFRSHVSRVVSQLAHRYPRMRVLGLTDPETALTEHVIDGLGTSFVSYTVGTETDKNLLARFSSEAVRRKIDTEKHTRILENDGEDDNNNNNNNNNSSLQPFDLVVLTTSVIKGAEQRDRLKQVRSLMKPGGYLILIHESMSPLRDRLRRAFGVKRLAEEPLTPPEWPDLLDECGFARVSKNAEQFFAPDFSLIVRQAESDLKQTALAPLLSSGRPGSVVGHPRVAGHTVIIGAAENTAELSTEIHEKLAPLCDSIDVIADIDALQPAVFNEISSVVFLADLDEPMMSTMTPARLDLFRALMAPEKVVLWVTMNSRAGNPEHAATFGFARSMLAEIPSLKLQMLDLDSRRDAGGIVAETFLRLGMRDLRAAAADGELLWSHENEIFMEHGRRLVPRMLPWKEGNDRVNCPRRLVSDEVNTLRQCVEVVSSQSGDGSAAYTTNIVEETDMDEGSIGGVGGMAIPEQSVIQVAYSSVEVVNFGLKYASHVCIGKEVTSGELCLAMAKSNSSYVTVPDSCVFQLSSSNIDPKLLLGLVLRYIVALSVAEDMMEQTVLLLEPDAALLECMREVFEAKGATVVACTTTSSAKTKGFGQRYIHPYASNRELKALFPAAGAAIIDFLPEGSELSEAILDCLPENCEYHSRFSLLTSEHVVALGDSMDIEHLWEMAIGKAITNVRSARGAQIALPDLETISVPQLLDHHTASSKPFQMLDWRAERKVQHVAKPLFGTQLLRPYKTYVLVGLTRDMGQSLCNLFFEHGARHLVLASRNPNMEPRWIADLAAKGCQVRMERLDVTSVDSVRAFKQRLASPAAEDGGCGMPPVAGIVNGAMVLDDRVFAQMDVDTWDRVLRPKTVGSSNLDAVFCEADMEFFIMTSSFAAPGGHGGQSNYAAANMYMNGLAANRRLRGLAGSVLNMGVVYGLGLLHRERNDIYAFLERDGYPPISERDIHHMFLEAIVAGRPVEGQVYDITTGLSRYAVNREDLLHWQRDARFSHFTFDDGEEAGGEGGNEGKVSLKDAIRAVVVEGGVDEVARVLTEGFARYLEVVLGQGEGSVKGEHSVGELGMDSLVAVEVRGWFWKVVERDVSVMKILGSASVAKLCHEVAEGYVNEKSKA; from the exons ATGTCTACATACAAGAGACCCCAATCCGAGCCCATTGCCATTGTCGGCACGGGGTGTCGGTTTGCTGGCGACGTCACCTCCCCCTCAAAGCTATGGGACCTCCTCACAAACCCTAGAGACCTCTCGCAAGAGGTGCCCTCAAGCCGGTTTCACGCCCAGGGCTTCTAccatgccgacggcgagtaCCACGGCGCAACAAACGCCACGCAGGGCTACTTCCTCGAGCAGGACCACCGCGTCTGggacgccggcttcttcaaCATTACGCCaaaggaggccgaggccattGACCCGCAGCAGCGCATCATCCTCGAGGTTGTCTACGAGGCGCTCGAGTCTGCCGGGTACAATATCGAGAAGTACGCCGGCCGCAAGGTGGCCGTGTTCGCCGGGCTCATGACGGCCGACTACGACACGCTATGCCAGCGCGACGACATCACGTCGAACCAGTACTTCGCCACGGGCAACTCGCGGGCGATCCTCTCGAACCGGATATCCTACTTCTTCAACTTCCGCGGCCCGTCCATGACCATCGACacggcctgctcgtcgagCCTCGTGGCGCTGCACCAGGCCGTCCTGAGCCTGCGGTCCGGCGAGTGCGAGATGGCCTGCGTGGCGGGCGCCAACCTGATGATCACGCCGGAGCAGTTCATCAGCGAGGCCAGCCTGCACATGCTCAGCCCGACGGGCAAGTCGAGGATGTGGGACGTGTCCGCCGACGGCTACGCCCGCGGCGAGGGCTTCGCGGCGCTGTTTGTCAAGCCCCTGTCCCAGGCTCTCCGGGATGGCGACTCggtcatcagcatcatccGCGAGACGGGCGTCAACTCGGACGGCCGCACCCAGGGGATCACGATGCCGAGTCCcctggcccaggccgagTTGATCCGGGACACGTACCGCCGGTCCGGTCTGGACGCCCTGAGCCCGACAGACCGGTGCCAGTACTTCGAGGCCCACGGCACGGGGACGCAGGCGGGCGACCCGAGAGAGGCGCAGGCcatctcgacggccttcttcggcgacgaggcaTCGGCCGCggcagacgacgatgaaCAGAAGCTCGTCGTTGGTTCCGTCAAGACGGTCATCGGCCACACCGAGGGTGCCGCGGGCCTCGCCGGTCTGCTGAAGGTTGTCCATGCCATGATCAACCGCTCGATCCCGCCCAACCTGCACCTGGAGACGCTGAACCCCAGCGTGAGACCGTTCTACGGCCACCTCCACGTCCCCGTCGACATTGTCCCATGGCCCCGGGCCCCGGCCGGTCAGCCGCTCCGCGGGAGCGTCAACTcgttcggcttcggcggcacCAACTCGcacgccatcatcgagcgGTACGAGCCGAGCATCCACGATCAGGTCGCGAGGCACTTCGCCCCGGCCTTGGAGGAGGTGTCTGCTGCTATCCGAGCCACCCCTGCGTATGATCTGGAGGCACCCTCCGTTGGACTCCCGTTGCTGCTCTCGGCCAAGTCGCAAAAGTCCCTTGTCGCCGTTGTCCGGTCTCTACGCGACTTCATGGGGACTCACACCGACAAGTCGGCCGACGAGATCGCCTGGAACCTATACGCCCACCGCTCAGCGCTGACGTACCGCACCTCCGTCAGCAGCGACTCTCGTGAAGGGATCATCGCCAGCCTCGACGGACtcctcgccaaggccgggtcgtcgtcgtcgaacccGGAGCTCGGCGTCCGGGCCaagctggacggcggcgaggtcaagaCGCTCGGCATCTTCACCGGCCAAGGGGCCCAGTGGTCCGGCATGGGCCGCCAGCTCTTCCACTCCAACGCCGTCTACCGCACCACCATCGAGTCTCTCGAGAAGGTCCTCCGGAGCTGCCCCCATCCTCCCACATGGTCCCTCGTAGACGAGCTCATCCACCAGGAGGACGCCACGCGCATCAACATCGCCGCGCTGTCCCAGCCCCTCTGCACGGCCGTCCAGatcgccctcatcgaccTTCTCGCGAGCCTCGGCGTCTCGTTccacaccgtcgtcggccactcCTCTGGCGAGATCGCGGCCGCGTATGCCGCAGGCGTGCTTAGTGCCCGCGACGCCATGCTCATCTCCTACTACCGCGGCAAGTCCGcccacctcgccggcggccaagATGGCGGCAAGGGTATGATGATGGCCGTGGGCATGACCCGCGCCGAGGCCTCGGCCCTCTGCGAGCGGGACGGTGTCCGGGGCCGCGTCTGGGTCGCCGCCAGCAATGCGCCGTCCAGCGTCACGCTctcgggcgacgtcgacgccgtcaaggcgcTTCAGGCCGAGTTGACGGAGGACAAGAAGTTCGCCAGGCTCCTCGTTGTCGATACGGCGTACCACTCGGCGCACATGGAGCGGCCGGCAGCGCAGTACATGAAGGATCTGGCGGGCTGCGGCATCGAGCCGAGAGAGCGGAACTCGACAACCGTCTGGGTGTCTAGTGTCTACGCCGACGGCACGGAGCCGAGcatcgaggagctcaagggcAGCTACTGGAGGGACAACATGGTCAAGCCCGTCTCCTTCTACGAGGCCATCGAACTTGCTCTCACCTCTCGGGGGCCGTTTGCCAGCGCAGTTGAGGTCGGACCTCATCCCGCTCTCAAGGGCCCCGTCCAGCAGACCGTCAAGGCAGTCACCGGTGGTGTCCTCTCGTACGCtggcgtcctcgaccgcaAGAAGGATGACAGACACGCGTTTGCCGAGTTCCTCGGCTTCACTTGGAACTACTTCGGcaccgacgccatcgacTGGAAGCCCCTGGTCTCGAACTCGTCCCAGCCCAACCTCCTCGGCTCGAGGATGGGGCTGCCGTCGTACCCCTGGGACCACAGCCAGATGCACTTCCGCGAGTCCCGCGTCGCCCACCAGTACCAGTTCCGCCAGCAAGGACCCCATGAGCTGCTCGGCGTCCGCACCCGCGACGACACCGAGTTCGAGCTGAGATGGCGCAACATCCTCAAGCTCGAGACGGTGCCGTGGATCCAGCACCACAAGTTCCAGGGCCAGGCTCTGCTCCCGGCGTCTGCGTACTGCGTGTTGGCCCTTGATGCCGCGAGGGCCGTCCTCAACGGCCGCCCggccgccgttgtcgagcTCACGGACCTCGAATTCATGAGCGGCATCTCCCTCGAGTCCAATACCTACGGAGTCGAGACGCTCGTGTCCCTGAGCATCCagccttcctcctcctctaccAAGGGAGGGGGCCGCCTGGCCGGCAAGGTCATCGATGGAGCCTTCACCATTACCTCGTGCTACGCAGACGGTGTCACGCCGATGCAGAAGAACTTCACGGGCAACCTGCGCATCTACCTCGGCGAGCCTTCCGAGGATGCTCTCCCGACACGAGACCCGGCCACAGCCGAGACGCTGCCGGCCGACACGGACTCGTTCTACCAGATGATGTCGGAGATCGGGCTCGACTACACGGGGCCTTTCCGGGCTCTCGAGGACATCGACCGGCGCTACAACTTCTGCTCGGCAACGCTCCAGAGGTTCCACGAGGCCGACACCACGGGCCTCGGCGTCAGCCCGGCGACGCTCGACAGCTGCTTCCACtccgtcttcgccgccgtggccTCGCCTGGCGACAAGTCGCTCTGGACGTCCTTTTTGCCGAGGAGCATCGACAAGATCCGCTTCAACCTGGCCCTCTGCGATACAAAGCGTGGCGAGCAGGGtgcttcgtcttcttctctaGTAGTCGACTCGGTCATCACGCAGGAGATCCCGCGCAccaagacggcgacgaccaAGTTCGTGGGCGACATGGGCATCTACAACGCCCGCGGCGAGATGGAGATCCAGGTCGAAGGCCTCATGGTCGCGTCGTTCGCCAACTCGAGGCCCGAAGACGACAAGGAGCTCTACCTGACGACCGTCATGGACCTCGACCCGGAGCACGAGATGGTCACGGCCGACCTCAGCCAGGAGGACGTCGCCACGGAGCGCGTGCTGCTCGAGGCCTGCGAGAGGGTCGCGCGGTTCTACGTCCATGACGAGGCCTCCCTCAAGGACATcgccatgtcgtcgtcgtctcccacCTTCTTCACCCCTCCCGCGACGCCTCACTCTCCTACGAAAGCCGtctcttctttctcctccgCCTCTTCTGCGCCGACCGAGACGACTGCCAGTCCCTGGCCGCAGGACACGCCCGAGACCCTCGACGCCTACATCGCGCAGTCCCCCTTCCAGCACGCTCTCAGCTTCATCCGCCTGCTGGGCGAGAACATCCCGGACGTCCTCCCGGCCATGTTGTCGACCATCATCCAGGAGGCCAAGCAGCTGTACCGCTTCCGGTCCCACGTCAGCCGTGTCGTCTCCCAGCTTGCCCACCGCTACCCGCGCATGCGCGTGCTGGGTCTCACGGACCCCGAGACGGCCCTCACAGAGCacgtcatcgacggcctcggcaccTCGTTCGTATCGTACACCGTCGGCACCGAGACGGACAAGAACCTGCTTGCGCGGTTTTCttccgaggccgtccggaGGAAGATTGACACGGAGAAGCACACCCGGATCCTGGAgaacgacggcgaggacgacaacaacaacaacaacaataacaacaactCGTCCCTCCAGCCCTTTGATCTGGTCGTGCTGACGACGTCCGTGATAAAGGGTGCCGAGCAGCGTGACAGGCTCAAGCAGGTCCGGAGCCTCATGAAGCCCGGGGGCTACCTCATCCTCATACACGAGTCCATGAGCCCCCTCCGGGACCGACTCCGGCGTGCGTTCGGCGTCAAGAGACTGGCCGAGGAGCCCCTGACACCGCCCGAATGGCCGGACCTTCTGGACGAGTGCGGCTTCGCGCGGGTCTCCAAGAACGCCGAGCAGTTCTTCGCGCCGGACTTTTCTCTCATCGTCCGGCAGGCCGAGTCGGACCTCAAGCAGACGGCACTTGCTCCACTTTTATCTTCCGGTCGCCCCGGCTCCGTAGTGGGACACCCCCGGGTGGCCGGACAcaccgtcatcatcggcgcgGCCGAGAACACGGCCGAGCTGTCCACGGAGATCCACGAGAAGCTGGCCCCCCTGTGCGACAGCATCGAcgtcatcgccgacatcgacgcgCTCCAGCCGGCCGTCTTCAACGAGATctcctccgtcgtcttcctcgccgacctggACGAGCCCATGATGAGCACCATGACCCCGGCGCGCCTCGACCTCTTCCGCGCCCTCATGGCGCCCGAGAAGGTCGTCCTCTGGGTCACGATGAACTCCCGCGCCGGCAACCCGGAGCACGCGGCGACCTTTGGCTTCGCCCGCTCCATGCTCGCCGAGATCCCCAGCCTGAAGCTGCAGATGCTCGACCTCGACTCGCGCCGGGACGCGggtggcatcgtcgccgagaccttcctccgcctcggcaTGCGGGACCTccgcgctgccgccgccgacggcgagctcctcTGGAGCCACGAGAACGAGATCTTCATGGagcacggccgccgcctcgtgCCGCGCATGCTGCCCTGGAAGGAGGGCAATGACCGCGTCAACTGCCCGCGGCGACTGGTCTCGGACGAGGTCAACACGCTCCGGCAGtgcgtcgaggtcgtctcGTCTCAGTCCGGTGATGGCTCGGCCGCTTACACGACCAACAtcgtcgaggagacggacaTGGATGAAGGTAGtatcggcggcgtcggcggcatggcGATCCCCGAGCAGAGCGTCATCCAGGTCGCCTACAGctccgtcgaggtcgtcaactTCGGTCTCAAGTACGCCTCCCACGTCTGCATCGGTAAGGAGGTCACCTCGGGCGAGCTGTGCCTCGCCATGGCCAAGTCCAACTCGTCCTACGTCACGGTGCCCGACTCGTGCGTCTTCCAgctgagcagcagcaacatcgaCCCCAAGCTGCTCCTGGGCCTCGTCCTGCGCTACATCGTCGCCCTgtccgtcgccgaggacatgATGGAGCAGACCGTTCTCCTCCTGGAGCCGGACGCCGCGCTCCTCGAGTGCATGAGGGAGGTCttcgaggccaagggcgccaccgtcgtcgcctgcACGACCACCTCATCTGCGAAGACCAAGGGCTTCGGCCAACGGTATATCCATCCTTATGCCAGCAACCGCGAGCTCAAGGCCCTCttcccggccgccggcgccgccatcatcgacttCCTCCCAGAGGGCAGCGAGCTCTCCGAGGCCATCCTCGACTGCCTCCCCGAGAACTGCGAGTACCACTCCCGCTTCTCCCTGCTGACCTCggagcacgtcgtcgccctcggggACTCGATGGACATTGAGCACCTCTGGGAGATGGCCATCGGCAAGGCCATCACCAACGTCAGGAGCGCCAGGGGGGCTCAGATTGCCCTCCCGGATCTCGAGACCATCTCGGTGCCGCAGCTGCTGGACCACCACACGGCAAGCAGCAAGCCCTTCCAGATGCTCGACTGGCGCGCCGAGCGTAAGGTGCAGCACGTCGCGAAACCCCTCTTCGGCACGCAGCTCCTCCGGCCCTACAAGACGtacgtcctcgtcggcctcacGCGCGACATGGGCCAGAGCCTGTGCAACCTCTTCTTCGAGCACGGCGCCCGCCACCTCGTGCTCGCGAGCCGCAACCCCAACATGGAGCCGCGATGgatcgccgacctcgccgccaaggggTGCCAGGTCCGCATGGAGCGGCTCGACGTCACGAGCGTCGACAGCGTCCGGGCCTTCAAGCAGCGCCTGGCCtctcccgccgccgaggacggcggctgcggcatgccccccgtcgccggcatcgtcaacggcgccatGGTGCTCGACGACCGCGTCTTCGCCCAGATGGACGTCGACACCTGGGACCGCGTGCTGCGTCCCAAGACGGTGGGGTCCAgcaacctcgacgccgtcttctgCGAGGCGGACATGGAGTTCTTCATCATGACGTCCTCCTTCGCGGCCcccggcggccacggcggccagAGCAACTACGCGGCGGCCAACATGTACATGAACGGGCTCGCGGCGAACCGGCGCCTCCGCGGCCTCGCGGGCTCGGTGCTCAACATGGGCGTCGTCTacggcctgggcctgctgcACCGCGAGCGCAACGACATCTACGCGTTCCTCGAGCGGGACGGCTACCCGCCCATCTCGGAGCGCGATATCCACCACATgttcctcgaggccatcgtcgcGGGTCGCCCGGTCGAGGGCCAGGTGTACGACATCACGACGGGGCTGAGCCGGTACGCCGTCAACCGCGAGGACCTGCTGCACTGGCAGAGGGACGCGCGCTTTTCGCACTTTACCTttgacgatggcgaagaagccggcggcgagggagggaaCGAGGGCAAGGTCAGCCTGAAGGACGCCATcagggccgtcgtcgtcgagggcggcgtcgacgaggtggcgCGCGTCTTGACCGAGGGCTTCGCGCGGTacctcgaggtcgtcctcggACAGGGCGAGGGCAGCGTCAAGGGCGAGCACagcgtcggcgagctgggcATGGACtcgctcgtcgccgtcgaggtgaGGGGCTGGTTCTGGAAGGTCGTCGAGAGGGACGTCTCGGTGATGAAGATCCTCGGCAGCGCAAGCGTCGCGAAGT TGTGCCACGAGGTTGCTGAGGGCTATGTCAACGAGAAGAGCAAGGCATAA
- a CDS encoding Fungal cellulose binding domain-containing protein, with translation MARITASVLFTASLALTANAQAPVWGQCGGNGWGGSTSCAAGSYCSSQNPWYYQCVPGTTPAASSTRVTSVPASTTTSRAVTTTALTTTAASVRSSSSSRAPSSTSGPVPVPSGPKYFITFGDSYSQTGFNINSTKPNPQNPLGNPALPGWTASGGLDWVGFMVTQFNASLTYSYNLAYGGATTDASLIDPYTSTVLSFIDQVAEFSRSLAPRPAWAPWTADNTLVGVWMGVNDVGNAFWSSNREALLVQVLTKYFEQLQILYDAGVRKFVLLSVPPTQKTPLMLANGADSNAQLAAAIKQYNDLIASNLAAFKTKNAGVTSWIVDTAAAFDKAIANPTAYGAPDATCFNADGVSCLWFNDYHPGVQIQRLVGQAVAQAVGAPWFTGELILLMKGTKMSSY, from the exons ATGGCTCGCATCACGGCTTCCGTCCTTTTCACCGCCAGCTTGGCGCTTACGGCCAACGCTCAAGCTCCCGTCTGGGGACAATGCGGCGGTAACGGCTGGGGCGGCTCGACCAGCTGCGCCGCTGGATCGTACTGTTCCTCGCAGAATCCCTGGTATT ACCAATGCGTCCCCGGAaccacgccggcggcgtcctcgaccaggGTCACCAGCGTCCCGGCCTCAACCACCACAAGCCGCGCCGTGACGACCACCGCCTTGAcaaccaccgccgcctctgTGCGCTCAAGCTCGTCCTCCCGcgccccgtcgtcgacgtccggCCCCGTACCGGTCCCGTCCGGCCCCAAGTACTTCATTACCTT CGGCGACTCATACTCCCAGACGGGCTTCAACATCAACTCGACAAAGCCCAACCCTCAGAACCCGCTCGGCAACCCGGCTCTGCCCGGCTGGACCGCcagcggcggcctcgactgGGTCGGCTTCATGGTGACGCAGTTCAACGCCTCCCTGACTTACTCCTACAACCTCGCCTACGGCGGCGCCACCACCGACGCCAGCCTCATCGACCCTTACACCAGCACCGTCCTCAGCTTCATCGACCAGGTCGCCGAGTTCTCGCGCAGCCTGGCCCCGCGACCCGCCTGGGCGCCGTGGACCGCCGACAACACGCTGGTCGGGGTGTGGATGGGCGTCAACGACGTCGGCAACGCGTTCTGGTCGTCGAACCGCGAGGCGCTGCTCGTCCAGGTTCTCACCAAGTACTTTGAGCAGCTGCAGATTCTgtacgacgccggcgtcaggAAGTTTGTCCTCCTCAGCGTGCCAC CAACTCAAAAGACCCCCCTCATGCTCGCCAACGGTGCCGACTCCAACGCCCAGCTCGCGGCCGCCATCAAGCAGTACAACGACCTCATCGCCAGCaacctcgccgccttcaagaCTAAGAACGCCGGGGTCACGTCCTGGATCGTCgataccgccgccgccttcgacaaggccatcgccaacccGACGGCCTACGGCGCACCCGACGCCACCTGCTtcaacgccgacggcgtcagcTGCCTGTGGTTCAACGACTACCACCCGGGCGTGCAGATCCAGCGTCTCGTCGGGCAGGCCGTCGCacaggccgtcggcgcgcCGTGGTTTACCGGTGAGTTGATTCTGTTGATGAAGGGGACGAAGATGTCAAGTTACTGA
- a CDS encoding Quinone oxidoreductase, with translation MHAALVNSWGSPPTYTTTADLPLPSPTQIRLRVLAAGVHRLVLSRAAGKHYTSTTLPHLPGADGVGEDPTTGQRYYFSALATGSFAEFVNIERDMLAPLPETADAVAVAAYTNPVMSSWMAFAARAAAATAVREPGFSVAILGVTSASGRVAVDVARSKGAGRVVGIARNAAAMAEMELDERIVLRAGGETDWSRLGEVDVVLDYVYGPPVVDLLKALPASEREVQFVHVGSVSGDGDISLPGAILRGKRVAIRGAGPGSWTMAEYAKELGGMVGVSSGLKGDNVTVIGFKDVEKGWKEAGIGKNRVVFVSEDLLSRDKI, from the coding sequence ATGCACGCGGCCCTCGTCAACTCGTGGGGATCTCCCCCAACCTACACGACCACCGCCGACCTCCCGCTGCCGTCTCCGACCCAGATCCGCCTGCGCgtcctcgcggccggcgtCCACCGCCTGGTCCtctcccgcgccgccggGAAGCACTACACATCGACCACGCTGCCGCACctccccggcgccgacggcgtcggcgaggatccGACGACGGGGCAACGCTACTACTTCTCCGCGCTCGCCACGGGCTCCTTTGCCGAGTTCGTCAACATCGAGCGCGACATGCTGGCCCCCTTGCCCGagaccgccgacgccgtcgccgtcgcggcctACACGAACCCCGTCATGAGCAGCTGGATGGCCTTCGCAgcgcgcgccgccgcggcgacggcggtgcggGAGCCCGGGTTCTCGGTGGCGATCCTGGGCGTCACGAGCGCGAGCGGGAGGGTCGCGGTGGACGTCGCGCGCTCCAAGGGCGCCGGGAGGGTCGTTGGGATCGCGCGGAacgcggcggccatggcggagATGGAGCTTGACGAGCGGATTGTCCTCCGCGCGGGAGGGGAGACGGACTGGTCGAGGCTGGGGGAGGTGGACGTTGTGTTGGATTACGTCTACGGTCCCCCCGTCGTGGATCTGCTCAAGGCGCTGCCCGCCTCGGAGAGGGAGGTGCAGTTCGTCCATGTTGGCTCCGTGTCTGGCGACGGGGACATCAGTCTTCCCGGGGCCATTCTGAGGGGTAAGAGGGTTGCGATCCGGGGAGCCGGTCCGGGGAGCTGGACGATGGCGGAGTATGCGAAGGAGCTTGGGGGGATGGTGGGTGTGAGCTCGGGGTTGAAGGGGGACAACGTTACTGTGATTGGGTTCAAGGATGTTGAGAAGGGCTGGAAAGAAGCCGGGATCGGAAAGAATAGGGTTGTGTTTGTGAGTGAAGATCTTTTGAGTCGTGATAAGATCTAA